Within Osmia lignaria lignaria isolate PbOS001 chromosome 11, iyOsmLign1, whole genome shotgun sequence, the genomic segment CAAGCACCAGAAATGTAGTGGGGGAGATCCACCAAAGTTACTTAGCCAAGTTCACCTCTATGATTCCGACAGTTGGTTCGTTGTGACCATCTCGCACCATCCTCTTACAAACCAACTGTAGACATGGTAAGTAAAGTGCCGAGTACCACCAGGAACTACGCGAAAGATATTCTTCGTTAAGTTTCCTCtagaagtgaaaaaaaaaaaaaaaaaaaagaaggaatgtTACACGATATGTGATTTAGTGGTGGATGTATGTTTGATCGGTCATAGGAGGGTAAACTTTCAGAAAAGTCGATGACTTTTACAGAAACTGTGATGGAATTGTATGCCAAGTGATGAATTCATCAGAGCGCTAAATTGCACCAAAGACATTCGCAGATTGTGTTAATGAAGTGTAAACAGTGGTCTTCCTTTGATTTTTGGCGTTTGGCCATTCCGTAGATGGATGTTATTATTTGCTTTCTTCTAAACtgtgttttaaaaatttttagacACTTTTTCCAGTCTTCTATATTATAAGGTTCTTTATTGAGTTGATTAAGTAAAATTAAGAgagaattttttttactttcattgaAAATTGTAAGATTACAGTTAGATAAAGAATACAtatttatgatataaaaaatctaataaaatagTCATTTAGTCTATTTCTTGAAGGGTATCTTTCTTAGAACTTATTTGATACATATAACGTACTTAAGTTGTCCTTGATTGAACTTAATATATGATCTTCAGTTAATTTTCCTGTATtcgttatatatattataaaaataagagaATTACGTAACTATAGTAACTCGAGAGGCCGTACGAAATAAACGATCTATATATGTCTTGGCTTCTTTTCAGCCATACCATGGATGATAGAATGATCCTATTTTTAGTATCTATGAGCAACGCCTTCCGAATTTCTCTCCAAGTTATTTACACTAACCCACTGCCAGTTAAACATTAGATAATAACTGGCACGTCAGACTTTTATTGTTCGACCACCCCAATTACAGTTTCCTGAATACCGAATTAGGGTTTGATGGgaagaacatttttatttgtttctattATAACTGTTATacctgaatttttttttcataaataatttataatggaCATTAATTTTtggaagaatttaattaaataaattaagataTTAGAACCAAATCCGTTAAAATGATAGAATCTATGTTTCTGAATTTTAAATTGTGGAATTTATTACGATAATTTTATTATGTATGCCAATTTATTTTCCACcctttgtttattttttcactttattttcaatttcaaaataaatatacGTTCAGTACTGGTtgttttattgttaataatcaaataaaattaaattaaacatatcAGTcccataatttaaaataaattagaaattatagcACACCCCTGGCTTACGTCCACCCGAGTTACGTCGTTCCTAATAACTACGCGATAGGCACTTGTCTTACGATTAATTGTCTTATCAGTTTTCGTTAAATAATagtgtatattataataattgttatcAAAAATCTgcctaaatattaattattatacttaGTTGACTTTATTACAATGAATTTTAGGCGgataaagagaagaagaagaagactaaAAAGAAGGAGGAGGCAGCGGCGGCTCCTCCTCCTGAACCGGAACCAGCTCCAGCTCCAGCGGAGGAGAAACCACCAACTCCAACTGGTACACCTAAAGAATCTGGTTCAACTAGAGCAAGCAGTCGTGGTAGCCGCAAAGCAAAACGCAGTGGTTCCAGTGTGTTTTCTATGTTCACACAGAAACAAGTCGCCGAATTTAAGGAGGTATATACGTATACCAAATACaatcaattataattattaatgaatattcatttaaacaaatatattttatgttgAACGATTTGTCTTCGTAGGCATTCCAACTTATGGATGCAGACAAAGATGGTATAATTGGAAAGAACGACCTCCGTCAGACATTTGATAATGTGGGTCGTCTCGTTACTGATAAAGAACTTGACGAGATGTTAAACGAAGCACCTGTGCCCATCAACTTTACCCAGTTGCTAAATCTGTTTGCAACTCGTATGTCGGGATCAGGTACaaaattcttaaaataattatcgCTTTAATCCTTATTCGAATTGTAGTTCCCTAAGGCCATTATTTTGTCTGAGTATCATTTTACCAAATTGGATAAATGCATGCTTAATATAAAAATGGTCAGTGTGGCTGCAGTACCTATAATTTGAAgaaggatttaataattataattcagtaatacgttaaattaattaaaatttttttcatctcAGGTACGGATGACGACGAAACTGTAATTGCCGCCTTCAATACCTTTGATGTAAATGGTAAAATTGATGGTGAGAGGTGAGTAATGAAAATATGACGATACTTCGTGTATTCACCAACAGAGGGATCATCTGAAGTTCTAATTCTCGCAAGTCCTCGCTTAACAACATATTCGTACATATACACCCGGTAAAAAAATTCTTACTACCCTTTCATATAAGCCTGCTTCTATTTCCTTCGTCCATTTTCCTTCTtatcatatatacatataatccagtagaaaaaaatataagataCATGTTTTGTGTCTGTGATGACTTGATATGTACGATCTAAGACTGATTATGCATTCTGCTGACAAGTCACATCCCCTGAGACAcgtatctttttttaaatataaaatatttgtcaatatttttggaaatatttcctggtaaaataaaattattgtatttctGTCATAGATTGAGGCACGCTTTGATGACATATGGTGACAAATTTACTTCGAAAGAAGTCGACGATGCATATGATAACATGTACATTGACGACAAAGGGTTCATTGACACACAAAGCCTTATCGGAATGTTGACTGGTACGggtgaagaagaggaggaataaTTTTAAGTGATTTTCAGCGTAAAAAAAACTGTTGAATCTCTGTTCATTAAACATGAAGTCTCGTATTAGCGTCAGATTCTCTTGATCTGCTTCTAAAGAACAACGTGTAAATTATTCCCTTTATTTTGTTCTTCGATAAGAAAGTTGTTCCTTAAGGGAAATATTCAatacttgaaataattaaataacagaCAATTGTAGAATATTTTCTTGGAAGTAGAAACAGAGAATTTGTCGATAAACGAGACTTTGAATCTCCATATTATTGttcatataataaaaatactttaaacTTTACAATTAATGCTCCTAATTTTCATTCACCATACACATCAGTAATAGGTATAATacacattattttatataatagctTATCGTATGAGAAGAACTAATAACAGAAGAAAGCGTGAATTTCAAGTaaactataaaaaaatatttttttatttcggtaaattttaaatactatttttcaCGCTCAatgtatttaaaagtaaaattaaaaaaagaatggagGAACCATCTGTAGCACCCattgaaagaaatataattaattattatgttaCATGTGAAAAGTTCTTCAGACAAAAAAATGAACGTATTACATACTCAATCTTTAATTGCAGTTTATGATGCAATCTTTGAGGATgttatcgtttaaaaataacACCCATAAGTATATTAGTATCTTATTTAATTGATTAGCTTGTATGGCATTTGAGACCGCCTTCCTGTTTTAAAGTTGGCACTTTATCAAAAATGTATGCTGATGATAGGTAACTAAATTTAACTGTATGTATACAATTCATACGTAAACAGTAGTGTATGTTATCGATATTTACTAAAGTAATTAGTTAAATAATTTGCAAGTAAACAAAGTTTAtcaggaaataataaaataatgtaacatatTATGCAATACACATATATAATGATGATCTATTTCCTAATTTCTTCTGAATACAGTAATTAGTAGCTGATGTttgcaaaattacattaaaatatagATAAAGGAAAGAATATCTAATATTATCATTTCTTTTATAACATATTATAACTCTTCAAATATAGAAAGTACATTTTCCCTGGCTCTCCCTATCTTTCTCTAGTTTTTCTTAGCTCTTCTGGCTTTCTTTAACCTTCCCTAGGATTATACCAAGATCATAGTCAATCATCATTTATATAAATCTCATCTTTGATAACAATCATACAGTTGTAAAAATAAGTGTTAATGTTTCCTCTcattctattttatattaattaacttACCTTTTTATACATACAAAAcatatttgtaataatattgtacaaaggataatatacatatattgtttcTAAGTCTCCTTTTTTGGCCTTTCTCCAAAAATAGCACTACCCACTCTAACATTTGTACTGCCTTGCTCAAtctatacaaaattaatttgatgcATTAACCCATACTTACAAGAAGTATACAAATAGTCTTTTTAAAATTACCGCATGCTCAAAATCATTTGACATTCCCATTGATAGCTCTATTTTTGTTggatcaatatttaattcttTAGAAACTTCGTTTCTACATTCTTTTAAACACAAAAAATCAGGATTTGGGCCTTTTGTAAGGTCATATCCAAACATTCCTATTGTCATAAGTCCCACAAATTCTAGATTCTGACAATGATCAATAACATACTTTACAAAGGAACAAACATTTTCAACTTCACAGCCACTTTTTTCTGAAAATGTAAttatatgttaaaaaataacTTATTGTCTTTGGCAGTGTCATATATAATACCTTCTTCTTTGCTGGTATTAATTTGTAtcattacttttaatttttcttcttcgactTTTCTAAACTTAGGCCAAGAGTTATGTAATGTAGCTGCAAGTTTTTCATTATCTACAGtttctataatatataaatttggtATACTTAGAACCCTGTTTACTTTATTGCGCTGCAAATGACCAATAAAGTGCCAACGTATCTCTTTACATTTTTCTAAAATGTTTGGATTATTTGCCTTTTCTACTAATTCATTCACATAGTTTTCTCCAAAATGTTTTTGACCAGCTTCATAAGCTTGTATGATTAATTCAGGTAGTTTTAATTTACTCACAGCTACTAAACGTGGCTCAAAGTAGTTATACTCCTGTAACAGAAGGACTgactataattttatatttaatatgtatacacatattatgcttatatatgtatataatgtatacaatgtattatatatttattaaattaaatactaCTCTATTTGGTTATAAAAACACATTACATACTCCAGGTCTCCTAGCACAAGCAGCAAGAATTTTATCACGAACTGCTTTTAAATTTACTCCTATTTCAACCATTTTCATATGTAAATCAACAATACTTATCAATATACGTCATATTaatctatttttctattatttgttCAACGAGAGATCATATCTGTCATACAAGTTTTCGTACGTTCTGCGCATGTTAAGTCTGATTGCTTCAAAGCTttgattttgacgatattaatgtaTGTAAGTAAAAGAGATGTAGAAAAAATAAcatatcttttaattattgaatttcagaaaattttgtatataatttggAATTATATACTACCGGatagatataatatatataatccGAACTATAGTATATAATCATTTCAAATATTCTCGTGTAAACGTATTAAACTGTATTCAacttatatttttctaattacaaaTAACTAAAGCTTAAAACAAGATATGTATTATAGTGAAGTTTGGAAAAtacattaaacaattttttcttttttatttattatttcaacgtttatttacataattttaaatttccacCAATGGCAGTTACTTGCTATCCGGTCAACCAATCAACAATCGTTGTTATCGGCAATGTGCACAGGTCTGATTTAGTACGTTACTTCCCTTCGATGCGACGCTTCGTCCTGAGTGCACGCGGTTGTATAGgtgagattaaattatcttcaaatattaaattaaattgtctttcgagTATTAAAAGTTCACAAAATAGAAAGGAAAGTCGTagagaagtctagattcttGATTTTTGACATTAGTTCAGCGTTGACTTTAAAAATACGCGAGTTGAAAGTTTTTGCTGTTGTTGCGAATTCACAATGAGGTTGGAATAGTGAAATCTCAATTACTTTTCCTTTTGTATGTCGTTAATTTcttgaatattattacatttttttatgcttttaatacatttttaccataatttattgttataaatCGTTATAATTGATTTTCCTGCTTTTACCTATTCTGCCAGTGTAAatacgaaataaaataatatttccttcatttattctgcttttatgatgataatttattaaaaatcgttAATATCTCATGGTTTTTTTACTTTCTTCCCTATATTTTGGTGCTGGAGGTTGAAAAATgtaatcttgactttatttcaatatggcgttgataatgtTTAACGAATCTTTCCGttattttaatgttaaagtttcgaaacaattcgaagtttctaccaatgcctgtgattggtcattccattatggcgtccacccttttcgaccaatcagattcatcgttgaaGGGTGAGGAGTGCGAAGTGTGACGCAGTGCATCATTTCTCTCTGAAGCTACGTCCGTCtttcacgtgtctgcaacaggtaagattaaattatcttcaaatattaaattaaattgccgatctggtgttaaaagtacaaaaaacagaaaagaataTCGGAGAGAAGTCTGGATTCTtgatttttgacattaattcggcattttcttcaaaaatgcAAGAGTTGAAAATTTGTGCTCTTGCTGCGATTTCATAATGAGGTTGGAACAGTAGAATTTGAACTACTttcccttttatatcgttaatttcCTAACCAATATTGAACGTCTTTAATCCTGTTTCACACAATTTATTgttgatatttaataacgttctttttcgagcatcgtaatattatgagATCTATTCGTCTACCGGCTTCGGTTCGGCTGGGGACGAACATTACCGAATAATACCGAACGGTGCTGATCGGTCTTCGGCAAAAAGGAAGCtctcgccatttctctcgcgaacgtcgaagtgacAAGACGTGTTAAAAGCATCCTTCCGCATAAGTAGTAGGTGCGCATTCtacctattaaaatattttgcataaattatagttcgatcgtttattagtaataattttattattgttgattaaattttattgacataaattggtatttcttatttgttacagatatttgatgaaTATTGAAAGGACGCCATGACACCTGATATTAtgggtt encodes:
- the LOC117603677 gene encoding pyridoxal phosphate homeostasis protein, whose protein sequence is MKMVEIGVNLKAVRDKILAACARRPGEYNYFEPRLVAVSKLKLPELIIQAYEAGQKHFGENYVNELVEKANNPNILEKCKEIRWHFIGHLQRNKVNRVLSIPNLYIIETVDNEKLAATLHNSWPKFRKVEEEKLKVMIQINTSKEEEKSGCEVENVCSFVKYVIDHCQNLEFVGLMTIGMFGYDLTKGPNPDFLCLKECRNEVSKELNIDPTKIELSMGMSNDFEHAIEQGSTNVRVGSAIFGERPKKET
- the Mlc2 gene encoding myosin regulatory light chain 2, translated to MADKEKKKKTKKKEEAAAAPPPEPEPAPAPAEEKPPTPTGTPKESGSTRASSRGSRKAKRSGSSVFSMFTQKQVAEFKEAFQLMDADKDGIIGKNDLRQTFDNVGRLVTDKELDEMLNEAPVPINFTQLLNLFATRMSGSGTDDDETVIAAFNTFDVNGKIDGERLRHALMTYGDKFTSKEVDDAYDNMYIDDKGFIDTQSLIGMLTGTGEEEEE